Genomic DNA from Streptomyces sp. NBC_01571:
GCCCTCGCCCATGACATCCATGGGCAGGAAGACCGCACTGCCCCCGGCCTGCTCGGCGGCCTTGGTGGTGGCCTCCGCGTCGGGGGTCTGGAAGTACACCGTCCAGGAGGGCGGGCCCTGTTCGGCGGTGGTCTGCATGCCGCCCGCGACGGTCTTCCCGGCGAGCTGGAAGAAGCCGTAGCCACCGGCGTCGGGCCCCGCCGACTGGAATCGCCAGTCGAAGAGGCCTCCGTAGAAGGAGGTGGCGCCCTCGATGTCGGGTGTGCCGATATCGAGCCAGTTCGGAGCGCCGGAAACAAAGCGGGTGGTGAGCATGAGTGCCCTCCTTTGAAGGGTCCCGTTGTCTGCTCTGCCGAGTCTTGCACCGCCCACTGACAATCGCTGCCGGACGCGGGGCCCGGCGCGGCCCGCGAAGCGAGGGACCGCGCCGGTCACCACGGGTGACCGAGCCTGTTTGTTTTGTTTTCACGGCGCCCGCGCGCCGCCGTGAACCCGCGCGGTCGGGGGGAGCATCATCGGGGCCGCCGGAACGCTCGGAACGCGGCGTTGATCCGGCGTTGATCGAACGTTTTTCGACGCGGGGCACGCTCTTCGGCATGCACACCGACACCATCATCCCGGCCGACTCCGACTGGCAGGAGCAGGCGCTGTGCGCGCAGACCGGGGCAGAGTTCTTCTTTCCCGAGCCGGGCAGCTCGGTGCGTGAGGCAAAGCGCATCTGCGGCATGTGCGAGATGCGCCCGGCCTGCCTCGAATACGCGCTGAACAACGACGAGCGTTTCGGCGTCTGGGGGGGCCTCTCCGAGAAGGAACGGCTCAGCCTCCGGCGCGCGGACCGGCACTGACCGGGCACCCTCCCACACGTACGGCTCCGGCACACCCCCACTCGCACCCCACGCACCCCTCACCCGGCCCCACGCACCCCTCACCCGCACCGTCCTCGCGACCGCCGCGCGGCCGGCACACCGCAATTCGGTGCGGCGGCCCGTCAATCGACGCGCCGCCGCGGCCGGAGTGCGGTTAGGATCCGCTGGCGCACCCGGGCGTCGAGCAGAGGCAGACTCGCCGTCTTGGCAAGACGGATACGCCGGTTCGAATCCGGTCGCCCGGGCTGCGTCCGGTCCGCCGGGCCGGGGGAGCGGGGCCCTGTAGAGCAGAGGCAGACTCGCCGCCTTGCCAAGGCGGATACGCCGGTTCGAATCCGGCCGGGGCCACGGCGACGTACACGCGGGGCGGGGACACATGGGCGAGGGCGGCGGGATCCCACAGGACGAGCTGGCGGCATTCCACCGTACGGTCGGCAGGCTGCGGGAACTGCCCGTCGACGACCCGGTACGGCTGCGGGCGGAACAGGTCGCCGCGTCCTTCGCGCGCGACGGGCGACTGCGCAGACGCAAGGCGCGCGGCGCCGAGGTGTCCGCCGCCGACGCGGCGGTGATGGCCGCGACCGCGACGGGCGCGCTCGACCGGCGGGAGGACGCGCCGCTCACGCACGCCGGGGACGGCGCCACCGCGGGGGGCGTCTTCAACAAGTCCCGCACCTGCTACGTCTGCAAGACGCCGTACCGGCAGGTCGACGCCTTCTACCACCGGCTGTGTCCGGACTGCGCGGCCGACAACACCGCCCGGCGCGCGCTCACCACCGACCTCAGCGGGCGGCGCGCGCTGCTCACCGGAGGCCGGGTCAAGATCGGTTTCCAGCTGGCCCTGATGATGCTGCGCGACGGCGCCGAACTCCTCGTCACCAGCCGCTTCCCGCACGACACCGTGCGCCGCTTCCGCGCCGAACCGGGCAGCGGGAAATGGCTGGACCGGCTGACGGTGCTGGCGGTGGACCTGCGTGATCCGCGCCAAGTGCTCGGGTTGTGCGAGCAGTTGCGGCAGGAGGGCGAGCCGCTCGACATCCTGGTGAACAACGCCGCGCAGACGGTGCGGAGGCCCGTCGAGTCGTACGCCCTGCTGGCCGCCGGGGAGCGCGCCGGACTGCCCGAAGGCGCCCGGCAGGCACCGGGGTTCACGCCGTTGCGGGCGCTGGGCGGCGGCCGTGCGGCGCTGCCCGCGGCCCTGCGGGAGGCCGACGAGGCCGGTCTGCTGCCCGACCCGTCTCCGGAGAACTCATGGTCTGCGCGGCTGGGCGACCTCGACCCGGCCGAGGTCCTGGAGACCCAGTTGGTCAACGCGCTCGCCCCGGCGCTGCTCTGCGACCGCCTGCTGCCTCTGCTGCTCGCCTCGCCCCGTCCGCGTCGTTACGTCGTCAACGTGACGGCCGTGGAGGGCCGGTTCGCCGTGCGCAACAAGATGGCGGGCCACCCGCACACCAACATGGCCAAGGCCGCGCTGAACATGCTCACCCGGACCAGCGCGGCCGAACTGGCCGACAAGGGTGTGCACATGTGCGCTGTCGACACCGGCTGGATCACCGACGAGAACCCCGCTCCGAAGAAGGAACGGATGGCGGGCGCGGGGTTCCGCACCCCGCTGGACGTGGTGGACGGGGCGGCCCGGGTGTACGACCCCATCGTGCGGGGCGAGGCGGGCGCGCCGATGTCCGGGGTGTTCCTCAAGGACTACCGGGAGGCGGAGTGGTGAGCGGGGCCGGTGCGGAGGAGGCGGAACGGGGGCCGCTCCCGGGACCGTACGCGGGACCGCTCCTGGGACCGTACGCGGAGCCGCTCCCGGGACCGAAACAGGAGCCGGAGTCTGCGCCGGAGTTCGCGGGCGTGCCGTCCGTCGTCCCGCGTCCCGCGGCCGAACTGGAGCCGCTGCTCGACTGGTTGCGCGGTGGCCGTCCGGCGGGGGAGCGGCTGGACTTCACGGCGGGTACGGCGCTGCCCGACGGGCGCCTCGACCTGTGCAAGCAGGGGATCGGCGCGCGAGGCGCGGCACTGATCGCCGACGCCCTCTCCGAGGGCGCCTCCCCCGTACGGCACCTGCTGCTCGGTACCGACGGGCTCGGCGACGAGGGTGCCGCCGCGGTGGCGGGCGGCGCGGACGTCGAGACGCTGTATCTCGGCTGCAACGGGATCACCGCCGGCGGGGCCTGCCGGATCGCCGACAACCTGCGCGCCTCGCCGCGGGTCGTCACCGGCCTGTGGCTCAAGCGCAATCCGCTCGGCAGCGGGGGAGGGCGGGCGGCCGCCGAACTCGTCGACGTCGCACGGTCGCTGCGCACGCTGGACCTCGTGCAGACCGGGCTCGACGCGGCGGGCGCGGTCGTCCTCGCCGACGCCCTGCTCGCCGCGGCGGAGAACGGCCGCCGTATCGAGCGGCTGTTCGTCGGCGGCAATCCGCTCGGTGCGGCGGGTGCCGTACCGCTGGCCGAACTGATCGACGGCGGCGCGGTCGACGAACTCTACGTGTCGGCGGCGCGGTTGGGCGATGCGGGTGCGCTGCGGCTGGCCGGTGCGCTGGAGCGGGCGCCGTACGGACGACTCACCCGACTTTCCGTCGCCAGCAACGGCATCGGGGCCGGGGCCGCCGCCCGGCTGGTGGCGGCGGCGACCGCGGCGGGCGTGACCCTGCTCGACCTCGGCCGGGTGCGCGCGGCCGCGGTGCTCGGCGCGGCCGACAACCACGTCGACCTCGCGGCGGCCACCACCGTCGCGGACGTGCTGGCGGGCGCCGAACACCGCCTCACCCACCTCGTCCTCACCCACACCGGCATGCGCAGCCGTGAGGCTCACCGCCTCCTCGACACGGCGCCGCGTGCCGTCACCGCGACCCGCTTCGTACTGGGCAGCGGTATCGCCACCAGCGTGAAGCGGCGGCTGGCGGCGCTGAGCGCGCACGTCCCCGCCCCGGCCGTCCCGGCGGACGTCGCCGCCGTACGCAGTGTCCACCGCACGGCGCCTGCCGGGATCGAGGAGCACGGCTAGGGCGTGTTGCGGGTCGGGGGCCTGCGGCTTGGAGCCCGGGGCGAGCGAGGAGCACCGCTGCCGTCAGCCGTCAGGCGTCAGGCGTCAGGCGTGCGGCGGGGCGGGACGGCGTCAGGTGTGCGGGGTGCGGTGGACACGGGGCGACGCGGCCGGGACGGCCGGGTGTCAGCGCCGCATGGCCGTGAATATCTCGGTCCAGAAACGCTGTTGCTGCGCCGACGCACCCACCAGATACGTCGCCCGCAGCTTCGGCGGCAGCAGGGGGACCAGCCGCCCCACCAGCGCCCGGTGCTTCTTCAGCTGGGACAGCTCCGCGTTGGCGAGGATCTGGTGGACGACGTCGCTGTCGTCGGTGCCCTCGTCGGAGTGTCGGGCCGCGCGCCGCAGCCGGGCCTCCCAGGCGTCCGCCTCGCGGGCGAGCTCGCGCAGACCCGTCACCGGGCGTCCGCGCAACCGGTCGACGAGTGCCGTCAGGGACACGGGGGCGTACTCGCCGTCGCCGAGGTAGACCGTCGCCATCTCCAGCTCGAGCCCGTGCCGGTGCAGCTTGATGAGCCGCTCCAGGGTGCGCTTGGTGATCCAGGCACGGCCCTCGTCGTCGATGTCGTTCTTCCACCACTCCAGGACGGTCTCGGCGTCCGAGCCGTACCGCGCGAGCAGCCACTCGTTGGCCGGGATGTCCTCCGGCTCGACCGTCAGGGAGGCCGTGAACCGGCTGGCCTGCGCGATGTTGTTCCGCGCGACCAGGAGCTTGCGGCCCAGGTGGTACGGAGGATTCTGGACGGCGATCTGCGCGCGCAGGTTCTCGATCCGGCGCCCGGCCAGCGACCACTCCTGGGTGATCTCCATCAGCTTGGCGAACGCGGCCTTGTCCTTGGGCCGGTTGTACTCGTCCCAGACGATCGCCTTCGGCTCGGGACCCGTGAAGTTCGCCGCGAGCAGGTTGTCCAGTGTGCCGTCCGCCGACGGGATCGGGGCGCACAGGTCCTCGACGTTGGTCACCGGCAGCGAGAAGTACAGCGGCTCCCGGCCGAGCCCCTCGCGCACCGTCTCCCGTACGAGCTCCGTCTTTCCGCAGCCGGGGGGTCCCTGGAGCAGCACGGTCCAGCGATTGCGCAGCGCCGCCCTGACGACCTGGCGGACCGGGTCCGGGATCGTCGACGGATTGGGCACACCGAGCTCCTCGGCGATCCGGTTCAGGATCTCCGCGGTGCGGTTTCGCCCGGGTCCGCCGTCGGGACGGGGCTCGACGAGGCGCAGCCGCTCTCCGCCCACCAGGGGCAGGGCCCAGCGCAGCGGGAATCCCTCCCGGGCGTTGGCCAGGATGTGGTCGAGGGTGCGCGGTGAGAGCAGCTCGCGCAGCGCGGGGGAGAGGGAGGCCCACAGTGAGAAGACCGGTGTCAGATCCCATTCCCGGTACGCGGCGGACAGCTGGCGGCGCCACGAGGTGTCGTTGGCCGTGACGCGCAGGGTGACCATGCGGTCGAGGAGCGCGAGGTCGCCGCGCCGCGCCGAGGTCTCGGCCAGCGACTCGTTGTCGGTGAGGAAGACGCCGATGCAGCCCAGGGCGCGCAGGTCGTGCTCGCCGAGCGTCCAGTCGCAGGCGATCTGCATCAACTGGGACTGGACCGTGTCGCCGGCCTGCAGCGAGTCGTCGATGAGCAGGACGAAGGGTGTGCCCGGCTTGAGCTGACTCATCACGAGCTGGCGCAGCACGAGTTCACCGCTGTCGGCGTCCCGTACCGGCGCGTTGACCAGCAGGTCGTCCGGGGTGAGGTTGGCCGCGGGCACGTACACCAGCGTGGCGTCGGGGTGGGCGCGCGCCACGTGCGAGAAGAACGTGGCCGTCTTGCCGATACCGTGCTCGCCGAAGATCTGGCCCGTCTGCCCCATGGCGATCAGGGCGTCGATGAACGCCTCCAGACGCGAGGGCACGGGTGCGCCGCGGTCGGTGCGGCCGGGGTCGGTTGCGGTGGTCATCGGTCCTGGTCCTGTGCTGAGGGGAGTCGGCGCGACCCGGTGGTCACTCGGTGGCAGTCCATGGGCGGGCTGTGGGTCTCGGGCCAGTCGCTGCCGCCCTCGGTGATCAGCCAGATCCACTTGTCGGGCTCGGCGGGGGTGATCGGCGGGGCACAGCCGTCGGTGAGCACCACCACGGCGTCCGGACTCACCTCGCAGCGGCGGCCGTTCACCTCCGTGCGCCCCTCGACGTAGTCGGCGACGGCCCCGAAGTCCGTGCCGCCTCCGCCGAGGACGCGGCCGCCCGGCTCGAAGGGCATCACCTCGGCGTCGAAGGACAGCCAGTGCGCCTCGACCCCGTCGATCCGCCCGACGAGGCCGGTGAGCCAGTCGATCACCCGGTTCGGCATGGAGCCCGAGGTGTCGTACGCGATGACGAGCACCTTGTCCCGTACCGGGCCGCGCCGCGAGAGCATCGGCTCCTGGCCGAGCGCCGCGAGCAGCGCGCCCCGCTTCTTGGGGTACACGAGCCGCTCGCCGTCACGGAGTCGCGAACCGAGCACGTCGACCAGCCAGCGCTGCCACCAGTCGACCGTCCGTGTCCGGACGGTCTCGCCGCGCAGGGCTCCGGCGCCGAGCCGTCCCCAGATCCTCGCCGCCCGTGCCGAGGCGTCCTCCGTGCGTCCCATCAGGTCGAGCAGCTCCCGCTCGGCGCCGGTGTGCCCACGGCGGGCCGCGAGCAGGGCGTTGAGCAGCGCGGAGGAGGAGACCTCGTCGACGGTGTCCTGGTCGGCGGGCACCGCGGTCGTCAGATGGACGCACACCCGTCGGGCGGCCACCGGGGGGTGGCGCATCCGCTTCAGCTCGCCGTACACCGTCATGTCCGTCTCGGTGAACTCGTCGTAGCCGACCGGTTCCAGTCCCTGGGCGAGCAGGTCC
This window encodes:
- a CDS encoding WhiB family transcriptional regulator — its product is MHTDTIIPADSDWQEQALCAQTGAEFFFPEPGSSVREAKRICGMCEMRPACLEYALNNDERFGVWGGLSEKERLSLRRADRH
- a CDS encoding SDR family NAD(P)-dependent oxidoreductase, producing MGEGGGIPQDELAAFHRTVGRLRELPVDDPVRLRAEQVAASFARDGRLRRRKARGAEVSAADAAVMAATATGALDRREDAPLTHAGDGATAGGVFNKSRTCYVCKTPYRQVDAFYHRLCPDCAADNTARRALTTDLSGRRALLTGGRVKIGFQLALMMLRDGAELLVTSRFPHDTVRRFRAEPGSGKWLDRLTVLAVDLRDPRQVLGLCEQLRQEGEPLDILVNNAAQTVRRPVESYALLAAGERAGLPEGARQAPGFTPLRALGGGRAALPAALREADEAGLLPDPSPENSWSARLGDLDPAEVLETQLVNALAPALLCDRLLPLLLASPRPRRYVVNVTAVEGRFAVRNKMAGHPHTNMAKAALNMLTRTSAAELADKGVHMCAVDTGWITDENPAPKKERMAGAGFRTPLDVVDGAARVYDPIVRGEAGAPMSGVFLKDYREAEW
- a CDS encoding ribonuclease inhibitor, giving the protein MPSVVPRPAAELEPLLDWLRGGRPAGERLDFTAGTALPDGRLDLCKQGIGARGAALIADALSEGASPVRHLLLGTDGLGDEGAAAVAGGADVETLYLGCNGITAGGACRIADNLRASPRVVTGLWLKRNPLGSGGGRAAAELVDVARSLRTLDLVQTGLDAAGAVVLADALLAAAENGRRIERLFVGGNPLGAAGAVPLAELIDGGAVDELYVSAARLGDAGALRLAGALERAPYGRLTRLSVASNGIGAGAAARLVAAATAAGVTLLDLGRVRAAAVLGAADNHVDLAAATTVADVLAGAEHRLTHLVLTHTGMRSREAHRLLDTAPRAVTATRFVLGSGIATSVKRRLAALSAHVPAPAVPADVAAVRSVHRTAPAGIEEHG
- a CDS encoding AAA family ATPase — translated: MTTATDPGRTDRGAPVPSRLEAFIDALIAMGQTGQIFGEHGIGKTATFFSHVARAHPDATLVYVPAANLTPDDLLVNAPVRDADSGELVLRQLVMSQLKPGTPFVLLIDDSLQAGDTVQSQLMQIACDWTLGEHDLRALGCIGVFLTDNESLAETSARRGDLALLDRMVTLRVTANDTSWRRQLSAAYREWDLTPVFSLWASLSPALRELLSPRTLDHILANAREGFPLRWALPLVGGERLRLVEPRPDGGPGRNRTAEILNRIAEELGVPNPSTIPDPVRQVVRAALRNRWTVLLQGPPGCGKTELVRETVREGLGREPLYFSLPVTNVEDLCAPIPSADGTLDNLLAANFTGPEPKAIVWDEYNRPKDKAAFAKLMEITQEWSLAGRRIENLRAQIAVQNPPYHLGRKLLVARNNIAQASRFTASLTVEPEDIPANEWLLARYGSDAETVLEWWKNDIDDEGRAWITKRTLERLIKLHRHGLELEMATVYLGDGEYAPVSLTALVDRLRGRPVTGLRELAREADAWEARLRRAARHSDEGTDDSDVVHQILANAELSQLKKHRALVGRLVPLLPPKLRATYLVGASAQQQRFWTEIFTAMRR